The segment GACGTGCGCCCTTTATTTAATGACGTGCGCCCTTTGTTTAATGTGCGATCGCGCCTTTTCATTCCACCCGATAATCAAGTGCGATCGCGCCTTTTCATTCCACCCGATAATCAAGTGCGATCGCGCCTTTTCATTCCACCCGATAATAAGTGCGATCGCGCCTTTTCATTCAACCCAATAATCAAGTGCGATCGCACCTATTAATTATCCCAGATTCCGCCAATATCCATTCGTAGGGGCGGGTTTAGGAACTCAATTAGGTGGCTTAACGATAACTGAACAACAAAACCCGCCCTTTGTTTAATGACGTGTACCCTTTGTTCAATGTGCGATCGCGCCTTTTCATTTCACCCGATAATTAAGTGCGATCGCGCCTTCTACAAATGACGAATGACGAATGACATAAGACCAAGATATACTAAAGCAATCATAGGGTCACTCAACCAGGGAAAGGAAACAACCATGAAGACAACTTGGCACAATCCCCCCACACTCCTACTCATCACAGGCTTATCCCTAGCGGGATTATCCCTATCCCTCCCCAAAATCGCCCTGAGTCAATCACCGCCTCCGTCTTCCCTCCCCCATCCAGACTCCCTCATCGCTAACTCCACCGATGACTTAGCGGAAGCCAACCGACTCAAGCAGCAAGTTGAACAACTCTACAATCAAGGGAAATATAATGAGGCGATTCCCTTAGCCGAACGGATGCTGAGGCTTTATCAGAGCGTTTATGGGGAAGACCATCTGGATATTACCTATAGCCTAAATTATTTAGGAATTCTGTACCGAAATCAAGGACGCTACACAGAAGCCGAACCCCTCTATCGCCAAGCTTTAGAGATGAAAAAACGCCTCCTGGGAGAAGAACATCCTCATGTGGCAACCTCCCTGAATAATCTGGCATATTTGTACGAAAGTCAAGGACGCTACACAGAAGCCGAACCCCTCTATCGCCAAGCCTTAGAGATGTATAAACGCCTCCTGGGAGAAGAACATCCTCTGGTAGCTACCTCCCTGAATAATCTGGCATATTTGTACGAAAGTCAAGGACGCTACACAGAAGCCGAACCCCTGTTGCGCCAAGCTTTAGAGATGAGAAAACGCCTCCTGGGACAGGATCATCCTGCTGTGGCAACTTCCCTGAATAATCTGGCAGGATCGTACCAAAGTCAAGGACGCTACACAGAAGCCGAACCCCTGTTGCGCCAAGCTTTAGAGATGAGTAAACGCCTCCTGGGAGAAGAACATCCTCATGTGGCACTTTCCCTGAATAATCTGGCAGCATTGTACGATAATCAAGGACGCTACTCTGAAGCCGAACCCCTCTATCGCCAAGCCTTAGAGATGAGAAAACGCCTCCTGGGACAAGAACATCCTGATGTGGCAACTTCCCTGAATAATCTGGCAGCATTGTACGATAATCAAGGACGCTACTCTGAAGCCGAACCCCTCTATCGCCAAGCCTTAGAGATGAGTAAACGCCTCCTGGGACAAGAACATCCTGATGTGGCAACTTCCCTGAATAATCTGGCAGGATTGTACTTATATCAAGGACGCTACTCTGAAGCCGAACCCCTCTATCGCCAAGCCTTAGAGATGAGTAAACGCCTCCTGGGAGAAGAACATCCTGATGTAGCACAATCCCTGAATAATCTAGCTCTACTCTACGCCAATCTCAATGACATCGACAATACCCTCACCTTCCTCCAACAAGGATTAAATGTCGAAGAATACAACCTCGCCTACAACCTCGCCTCTGGATTTGAACGCCAGAAACGGGATTACTTACAAACCCTATCTGGGAGTACCAATTTTGCTCCCTCGTTCCATCTCCATCATGCTCCCAATAATCCCAAAGCCGCTAACTTAGCCTTAACCACCATCTTCCGACGCAAGGGACGCATTTTAGATGTGTCCACCAATAGTCTGCAACGCCTGCGCCAAAACCTGACTCCTGAAAACCAGACATTATTAGATGAACTCTCTGAGGCTTATAGTCAACTGGCTAATCTAATATATAAGACATCAGACAATGATATAATCTCAGCTTCAGAAGACTACCGCACTCAACTCGCCTCGGTAGAACAACGAGTGCAACAATTGGAAAATCAACTGTCTCGCCACAGTGAACAATTCCGGATTGAATCGAAACCCGTCACTATCGAAACGATTCAACCTTTAATTCCCGACGATGCGGTATTAGTGGAACTGGTACGCTACTTTCCCTACAATCCCAGTGATGATAGTTATGATGCACCGCGTTATGCGGCTTACATTCTCTCCTCCACAGGAGAACCGGAAGCGATTGATTTAGGTGCAGCGGATACGATTGAGAAAAGAATAACGGATTTTCGCCAACTATTCCAAAACGGTACTCAACTTCCCATTCCCCTAATTCAACAATCGGCTCGTGCATTAGATAAAGTAATCATGGCACCAATTCGAGAAAAGCTTGGCAATTCTCGCCATATCCTGATTGCTCCCGATGGCGCTCTCAGTTTGATTCCCTTTGAAGCTTTAGTTGATGAAAGTAACCGCTATTTAGTGGAAACCTATTCCTTTACCTATCTTACCTCTGGACGGGACTTACTGCGACTACAAACCCCTTTTCCAAGTCACGATAATCCGGTACTGATTGCTGACCCCTACTTTCAGCGTCCCGGTGAATTCGTTGCTGACATTCGCTTTATTGATTTATCCCAAATAACCTTTGCTCCTCTCCCCGGAACCGCTGAGGAAGCTGAAGCGATTGGTCAGTTATTAAATATTACCCCATTAATGGGAAATCGAGCAACAGAACGAGCGGTAAAACAGGTCAATAGTCCCTCAATTTTACATATTGCCACTCACGGCTTCTTTGAATCCAATCCCCAATCCGAAGCTGGAGCAGACACAATTAATAATAACCCTTTACTCCTATCTGGATTAGTCTTAGCCGGATACAGCGTAGGCGGTGACGATGGCGGAGAGGATGGGATTCTCACGGCGCAGGAAGTCTCAGCCTTAGATTTAGTCGGAACCAAGTTAGTGGTGTTATCCGCTTGTGATACAGGATTAGGAAATATTGATGCAGGGGAAGGAATCTATGGATTACGGCGGGCGTTAGTCTTAGCGGGGGCGGAGAGTCAGGTGATGAGTTTGTGGAAGGTTTCCGATACGGCGACGAAGGATTTAATGGTGAACTACTATCAGAAATTAAGGGAAAATCAGGGACGCAGTGAGGCGTTGCGTCAGACGCAGTTGGAGATGATAGAGAGTGGAGAATATCAGCATCCGTATTATTGGGCGGCGTTTATTCCTTCGGGGGATTGGACACCGATGGAGCGATGATTTTTATGGGGGGATAATGTAGGGGCGCACTGAGGTTATGCGTTTTAAGTTAAAGAAACCCCTCTCCCCCAACCCCTCTCCCACTCTGGGGAGAGGGGAGCAAGAATGTAGGGGCGGGTTTAGGGACTCAATTGGGTGGCTTAACGATAACTGAACAACAAAACCCGCCCTTTATTTAATGGCGCTTTTGAACTCAATTTGTTCAAGGGTTCTGTAATTTAAGCAAAGATAGGCTAAGGTTCTCTTACTACAAACTACGAACATCGGTGGGTTACAGCGGATACTTCATTGAATGGTTATTCGACTCTATTAAATGCCGCCTAACCCACCCTACGTCACTAATGTAAATAAAAAATATCAATCTATTGTAGGGGCGGGTTTAGGAACTCAATTGGGTGGCTTAACGATAACTGAACAACAAAACCCGCCCTTTATTCAATGGCGCTTTTGAACTCAATTTGTTCAAGGGGTTGTAATTTAAGCAAAGATAGGCTCGCATCCCTTACGACAAACTACAAACTTTAGAAATTCCTCACCTGAACATCGGTGGGTTAGGTTGGACACTTAATTGAATGGTTATTCGCTTCGATTAAATGCCGCCTAACCCACCCTACGACACTAATGTAAAAATATCAATCTATTGTAGGGGCGGGTTTAGGGACTAAATTGGGTGGCTTAACCATAAATGAACAACAAAACCCGCCCTTTATTCAATGGCGCTTTTGAACTCAATTTGTTCAAGGAATCTGTAATTTAAGCAAAGATAGGCTCGCATCCCTTACGACAAACTACAAACTTTTAAAATTCCTCACCTGAACATCGGTGGGTTACAGCGGATACTTCATTGAATGGTTATTCGCCTCTATTAAATCCCGCCTAACCCACCCTACGGGGTTGAGCAGTTTTTCCAGGGTAAATATACCTTAATTAGGGCGCACGCCATTAAATAAAGGGCGCACGTCGGTGCGCCCCTACGTGGATTTGATTTTATCCGTAATTCCTAAGAAACAACAGGTAACCCCGCTAACGCCATAGCAATTTCTTGTTCATTATATTCGCTATCCTGCAATCGTCCCGCGTGATAATCGATATAGGATTGCATATCAAAATGACCATGACCACATAAATTAAATAAAATCGTGCGGCTAATCCCTTCTTCCTTACAACGTAAGGCTTCATCAATTGCCCCTTTAACCGCGTGATTGGCTTCCGGTGCAGGTAAAATACCCTCAGTACGGGCAAACATTACCCCTGCTGCAAAACAACTTAATTGGGGATAGGCGCGGGGTTCAATTAACCCTAACTCAACTAAATGACTGATGAGAGGACTCATTCCGTGATAGCGCAAACCTCCGGCATGAATCCCTGGCGGTACAAAGGAACTGCCTAATGTGTGCATTTTTACTAAGGGAGTTAGATGTGCCGTATCGCCAAAATCATAGGCATATTTTCCTTTAGTTAATGTCGGACAAGCAGTAGGTTCTACAGCGACAAATCGAGTCGTTTTCTGTTCACCCCGTAACTTTGCACCGAGAAAGGGAAAAGCAATTCCGGCAAAGTTGCTTCCCCCGCCTGTACAAGCAACAATAATATCCGGATAATCTCCCGCCATGTCTAATTGGGTTTGTGCTTCTAAGCCAATTACGGTTTGATGTAAGAGAACATGATTTAGTACACTACCCAACGCATAGTTCGCCGTTTTATTCCCTAACGCTACCTCCACCGCTTCACCGATCGCAATCCCTAAACTGCCTGTACTCTGGGGATTATCTGCCAGAATTGCGCGTCCGGCTTGAGTTTCATGACTCGGACTTGGAATCACCTTGGCACCATAGCTTTCCATTAAAGCGCGGCGATAGGGCTTTTGTTGGGCGCTAACTTTGACCATGTAAACCACAACTTCTAAGTCAAATAATGCCCCCGCAAAGGCTAAAGCTGAACCCCATTGTCCCGCGCCAGTTTCTGTGGTTAAACATTGAATTCCCGCCTCTTTGTTATAGTAGGCTTGAGCAACAGCAGTGTTAGGTTTATGACTTCCGGCTGGACTCACGCCTTCATATTTGTAATAGATTTTAGCTGGTGTATCTAGGTGTTTCTCTAAGCGTCTGGCGCGATAAAGTGGAGTCGGGCGCCACTGACGATAAATGGATTGTACAGGCTCAGGAATTTGTATGTTCGGTTCGGTACTGACTTCTTGTTTGATTAATGCCATCGGGAACAGGGATTCCAAGTCAGTCGGCGTAATTGGTTGACCCGTGGCGGGATTGAGAACACCAGGTACAGGTGTGGGTAAATCTGCTTGGATGTTGTACCAAGCTTTGGGCATTTTGTCTTCAGAAAGGGTATATTTAATCTGCATCTTGGTTCGTTTGATGAGAGTTTAATTGCCTCAGAATAGTGAGATTTATTTTATCTTATAGTGTTTCGTTATAGCGGCAACGCCTGTATTAACACACCCTGCTACCGTTAAAGTCCCCCTATTAGATCCCCCTCCCGTCCCCCTTAAAAAGGGGGAAGCCAGCGGATGCTTCGCTTTTTGTTCCAGGGGGGAGACCAGATGTTGCTTCGCTTTTTTTGCATGGGGAAGCCAAATGATGCTTTCCCATATCCCAGACGTGCTATTACACGTCTCACTCTGAATTATTCGCCTCCAAATTGTTGGCGCAATTCTTCTATTTCTGTATCCTCTAACTTGCGAAATAGAGGAGGCGGAACCGCAAAAGAACGACCCGCTACCAAGGCATTAAAATCCACCGCCTGAGTTAACCTTTGCGTTCTCTCTGTTTCCGATAACTGCAACGCATCGAAGATTTTCTCCGCCGTAAACGGAATAAATGGATTCGACGCGATCGCATACAACCGAATCAGATTAATAGAGGTGCGAATCACCAACGCCGCTTCTTCCTTATTTTGCTTAAACAGCGCCCAAGGTGCGCGTTCGTCAATATATTGATTCCCCACTGTCCACAGCGCACATAATGTTTCAGCGGCTTTGCGAAACTCCAGATTTTGCAGGCAATTACTCAGTTTCGTTATCAAACTTTCACAACTTTCCTGCAACCGTTGTTCCGCCTCTCCCGGCGTTCCCCCTTCTGGAATTACTCCTTTAAACCGACTATTGGCAAATTTGAGTATTCGGTTAACAAAATTACCCAGATTGTCTGCCAAATCCTTGTTTATCTTAATTTGAAATAATTCCCAGGTAAACGCTGAATCAGCCGATTCTGGAGACATAGCAATTAAGGCATAGCGCCAGTAATCAGCGGGTACAATCTCTAAAGCTTGATCCGAAAATATCCCACGTTTGGAACTGGTGGAGAATTTACCGCCATAATAGGTTAACCAATTGAAGCCCTTAATATCATCCGCCATTGTCCAAGGTTCCCGCGTTCCCAGAATCATCGCGGGCCACATAATTGTATGGAATGGCAAATTATCTTTTGCCATGAATTGAACATGGCGAATATCTTGGGAATCATACCACCACGATTTCCAATTATCCGCTTCAGCCTGTTGATTTGCCCATCCTTTCGTAGCAGAAATATAGCCAATGGGAGCATCAAACCAGACATAAAATACTTTACCCTCAAATCCCGGACGGGGTACAGGCACACCCCAACTCAAATCGCGGGTAATACAACGGTCTTGTAATCCTTCATTTAACCATTTCAGGGCAATGGATCTAGTCAGAGTCGTCCACTCTTGCTGATTATCTACCCAGGAACGCACTTCATCACTAAGGGTAGTCAGCTTTAAGAATAAATGTTTAGTGGTACGGACTTCTAGATTTGTACTGCCTGATACAGCAGAACGGGGTTCTATCAAATCCGTGGGATCTAATACCGACGTACAATTCTCACACTGATCCCCTCTAGCGCGATCGTATCCGCAATAGGGACAAGTGCCAACAATATATCGGTCGGGTAAGAAACGATTATCTTCATGAGAATAAACCTGACGAATTTCCCGTTCTTCCATGAAGCCATTTTCATCGAGGCGTTGATAGAAATGCTGGGTTAACTCATGGTGATCTGGCGAGGATGTGCGACCAAAATAGTCGAAAGACAGTCCAAACCCGCGATAGATTTCCGCTTGCCGTTCGTGTTGTTTTTGACAATAGGTGGTGACATCTAATCCGGCTTCTAATGCGGCTAATTCAGCCGGTGTACCATGTTCATCTGTGGCACATATAAACAGAACCGATTCGCCTTCCTGTCGCAGGAAACGGCTATAGACATCAGCCGGAAGCATAGAACCGACTAAATTTCCCAGGTGTTTAATCCCATTGATATAGGGCAACGCACTTGTAATCAGATACTGCATAAATTTTACGTAGAATGTGCCAAAGGGTACAGCGTTAGCATCAGCCAAGAACTCAAGTTCTTGGCTAAACGCTTAAGTCCATTAAAATGGACTAACCTGTTTCAAGGTTTGTAGTCAGCGATGTGAGCGTTTAGGGTGAAGACAGCGCAACTACGAACTAGGAGTGATTTAATGTCACGCTCCTTAAGTGAAATGTCGCCAACTTGGACGCCAAGAAATAAAATCGAGCTTACTCAATCAGTCGTTGAACCCGTTTTAACGGGTTTAAGCTTTAAGCCCGTAGACGCATTCGCGAAGCGTTCTCGAAGAGTAGCGGCTTCTCTTCGAGTACTTTAGTTCAGGGCTGACTGGAGCCTGCCATTCACCTTAAGACGAATGGCACTGACTTAAGCTGGGTTCGTAGTAGGCACGAAGCGTGCCAGAAGCGCTAAAGCGCTGACTACAAACTCTAAAGTCAGTGGCATTTACCTTAAGACTATTGTGCGTCAAGTTATGCCAGATGTCTTCACAATCCCATCTTCGAGATAGGTTACTCGGTCAGCGACATCCAGGATACGGGGGTCATGAGTCACCATCAGTACTGTACACCCTTCCTCCTTTGCCAACCGCCGCAATAATTCAATTACCCGATGTCCACTGGTTGAGTCGAGTGCTGCCGTGGGTTCATCTGCCATGATAATCTGAGGATGACCCGCTAAGGAACGTGCGATCGCGACTCGTTGCTTCTGTCCCCCAGACAAGTTAGCAGGGCGTTGGTTGGCGTGCATCTCTAATCCAACATGTTCGAGCAACTCCTGTGCCTGATATCGCGCTTTAGTCCCCCGAATCCCTTTAATATTCAGCACAACTTCTATATTCTCGGCTGCCGTTAGCGCCGGAAACAGGTTAAAATGCTGGAAAATAAAGCCAATATTGTTTCGCCGAAAGCGGGCTAGCTTGGCGCTGGACATTTTGGTGATCTCTTCTCCCAGTAGGTATACATTGCCCAATGAAGGGGTCAGTAGTCCCGCCAGGATAGAGAGGAACGTCGTTTTCCCCGAACCCGATGGTCCCATAAGGATTTGAATATTACCGCGCTGAATTTGCCAGTCAATCCCTTTGAGTACTTGATAGCGCTGATTGCCGGATTTATATTCCATCGTTACGCTTTCAGCAATGATGGTATCCCATTGCTTCGGTTTGCGATCGCTTGAGCGCCGATCAAGCTGGTTTCGGCTTTTTATAGACACAACCACATTGATATAAGCGACAGTCCGGGTCTATCTGTAAAGAAATATAACATAAATAGCCCAAGTTAAACTCTCTTCAGATAAAGAGCCATGATCTGGATGATAGCGAATCCTGACGGATCAAATCCGTTGCCGGGTGATACTTGTGAGACTGTCAGGGAGGGGGTTGAAACGAGGGACTGATATCCAAAATGTTTTTGAACTCCCTTGAATTTACAAGCAGGAACTCAATTAATGCTTGTTAAGCTGTCACGCATTTAAATTGGGAATGGGTAGCGAGCAAGATGCAAAGCCTGCGGCATGGCTTCGCTTAACGCATTACAAGGGTTGTGCCGTTTTTGACATTAAGGTTTAAATGCCGAACCGCTTATTCACGACTAAATATTAAGTTACATCACCGCTTAACTCATTTGAGAATTGTTAATCTTTTTCAATTAAGCTTGACGAGCAGGTTAAATCTGATTAAAGTCGGTTATCATGCGAGCAAGAGTAAGTATTTTGAGTTAGATTGCCCAGCCAAGTGAATTGCCCCAGACTCAACTCTGGTGAGTCGTATGACCCCTGAATTTAAACCCTCCTGGGAAACGCCACCCTGGCTCCCAGAGACTGACTTGGGTGAGATGGTTAGCCGAAAAAGAGTGAGTGCGATCGCAGCTTGGCAGATGTGTTAGATACAATATATAGATCTGGCAACGCTGGAATATTATTAAAAGTCCCTTTGAAACCCAACCTCTGCTGGGTTAATGAATCAGCCATGAACAGAGTACATCTTTTAACCGCCGCTGTTACCGGATTTTGGCTTTGGGTTTTCAGCCTTGGCACCTCCTCTGAAGTCCTAGTTCTGGCGCAGCCGATTCCCGCAGCAGACGGTACAGGGACAATTGTCACACCGGATGGGAACCGCATCGATATTTCCGGTGGGAGTTTGTCTTCTGATGGCAAAAACCTCTTCCACAGTTTCCAGCAGTTTGGCGTGAAGCCCGAAGAAGTCGCCAACTTTTTAGCTAATCCAGATTTAAATAATATTCTCAGCCGCGTCGTGGGTGGTGACGCCTCTGTGATTAACGGGTTAATTCAGGTCACAGGCGGCAATCCCAACCTATACTTAATGAATCCGGCTGGGATTATTTTGGGTCCGAATGCCCAACTCAATGTCCCTGGTGACTTTATCGTCACCACCGCCGACGCGATCGGTTTTGGCGATGGTAATTGGTTTAATGCCATTGGCACAAATGATTATAACAACTTAGTCGGCACACCTAACCAATTTGCTTTCGATGTATCCGAACCCGGAAGTATTGTCAACGCAGGCGACTTAGCGGTATCAGAAGGGAAAAACTTAACCCTACTTGCTGGAAATGTCGTTAACACCGGGAAACTCACCGCACCAGGGGGAAGCATTACCGTTGCAGCCGTTCCCGGTTCCAATTTAGTCAAAATTTCTCGCCCTGGGGGGTTATTATCTCTAGAGTTTGAAGCACCAAGGACTCCAGACGGAGAAGTGTTACCCGTCCAACCGGGGGATTTAGCCGAATTATTAACGGGTTCGGGTGAGGAGGTTGATACAGGCGTCGAGGTTAACGAATCGGGCGATGTACAACTAGCAGAGACTGGAGTCACCTTACCACAAGAGACAGGAGTTGCGATCGTATCCGGTGAAATTGATGTTTCTAACATAGAGGCTGTAGGGGACTCAGCCGCTGTGTCTTCATCCTCAATTGGGGGTGAGATTAATGTCATTGGCAATAAAGTTGGTCTAATAGCCGCCAACGTAGACGCATCAGGAACCCATGGTGGCGGGACAGTGCGAGTCGGCGGAGGGTACAAAGGTCAAGAACCCATACCCAATGCTGAGGTGACTTTTGTCAGCGAAGACTCAACCATTCATGTTGATGCTTTAAATCAGGGGAATGGAGGAAATGCATTTGTTTGGTCAGACCAAACCACCCGCTTTTACGGAACCATCACCGCCAGAGGTGGAATAGAAGGGGGAGATGGAGGATTTGTCGAAACCTCAGGGAAGCAAAATTTAGACTTCGATGGTTGGGTAGATGTAAGTTCGCCTTTAGGAGAAGGGGGTCAATTACTGTTAGATCCCGAAAACGTCATTATTGACACAGATACCACCAACGACAACCAGCTTGATGATAGCGAAATCCTGGCAGCAGATGGTAGTGGCACATTCAACATTTCTGCGAACAAAGTAGTCACAATGCTAGATAGTGGCAATGTATCAATTGCTGCTAATAATAAGATTGATGTCAACAGTAATATTGATGCCAGCAGTAATACCGACAGCTATAATCTGAGTTTGGATGCCGCAACTGTCAATATCAATGCGGGTGTAACTCTCAAGGGAGGTCTAAGTGTCAATAGCAGTAGCGCACTCACCATTGCCTCTGGTGCAAATCTGAAACTAGATGGAGCATTCAACCAAACCGGAGGCGGAACGGTTTCCCTAGGTAGTAATATCACCACGCAAAATCAGGATATTAGTTTCAGCAGTCTAGTCACGCTCACTGAACATGTCACCCTCGACACAGATACAGGTGGGGGGAATGTCAGCTTTGCAAGTACAGTAAACAGCTTGAACCAGGGAGCAAAAAAAAATCTCACTGTCACCTCAGGCACAGGTAACATTACTTTTACTGGAGAGATAGGCACAAGTAATGCAACTCGTTTAGGAGCGATTACCGTCAATACCACGGGGACGACTCGTTTCAACTCCAACGTCAGAGCCAACAACCTTACCACCGATGCTGACGGTGAAACTCAACTCAATGGCAACGTTACAACTCCAGGACAACAAGGTCAAACCTATAACGATAATGTCCGAGTGGACAATTCTATCACCCTTGACAGCAGCCAGAATAACGGCTCAATAAGCTTTAGGGGTACAGTGAACAGCCGAGACAGCGGAGCAGGAAATCAACCAACATTAAATAACTTAACCATAAACGGTGGCTCAGGCGACATTACTTTTACTGGAGAGATAGGCACAAGTAATGCAACTCGTTTAGGAGCGATTACTGTCAATACCACGGGGACGACTCGCTTCAACTCCAACGTCACAGCCAACAGCCTCACCACCGATAAGGAGCCTCATAACGTAGGTGGCGAAACTCAACTCAATGGTGATGTCACAACTTTGGGAACACTGGGGCAAACCTATAACGATAACGTTCGAGTGGACAATGATATTACTCTTGACAGCAGCCAGAATAACGCTCCAATAAGCTTTAAGGGCACAGTGAACAGCCAAGACAGCGGAGCAGAAAATGGAGAAGAAAATCCAGCAACAGTAAATAACCTAACCATAAACGGTGGCTCAGGCAACATTACTTTTACGGGAGAGATAGGCACAACCAATAAAACTCGTTTAGGAGCGATTACCGTCAATACCACGGGGACGACTCGCTTCAACTCCAACGTCACAGCCAACAGCCTCACCACTGATGATGATCCTGATAATCCTGATAATGTGGGTGGTGAAACTCAACTCAATGGCGATGTCAGAACTTTGGAAACACTGGGGCAAACCTATAACGATAATGTCCGAGTGGACAAGAATATCACCCTTGACAGCAGCCAGAATAACGGAGTAATAAGCTTTGAGG is part of the Coleofasciculus chthonoplastes PCC 7420 genome and harbors:
- the metG gene encoding methionine--tRNA ligase → MQYLITSALPYINGIKHLGNLVGSMLPADVYSRFLRQEGESVLFICATDEHGTPAELAALEAGLDVTTYCQKQHERQAEIYRGFGLSFDYFGRTSSPDHHELTQHFYQRLDENGFMEEREIRQVYSHEDNRFLPDRYIVGTCPYCGYDRARGDQCENCTSVLDPTDLIEPRSAVSGSTNLEVRTTKHLFLKLTTLSDEVRSWVDNQQEWTTLTRSIALKWLNEGLQDRCITRDLSWGVPVPRPGFEGKVFYVWFDAPIGYISATKGWANQQAEADNWKSWWYDSQDIRHVQFMAKDNLPFHTIMWPAMILGTREPWTMADDIKGFNWLTYYGGKFSTSSKRGIFSDQALEIVPADYWRYALIAMSPESADSAFTWELFQIKINKDLADNLGNFVNRILKFANSRFKGVIPEGGTPGEAEQRLQESCESLITKLSNCLQNLEFRKAAETLCALWTVGNQYIDERAPWALFKQNKEEAALVIRTSINLIRLYAIASNPFIPFTAEKIFDALQLSETERTQRLTQAVDFNALVAGRSFAVPPPLFRKLEDTEIEELRQQFGGE
- a CDS encoding ABC transporter ATP-binding protein, whose product is MVVSIKSRNQLDRRSSDRKPKQWDTIIAESVTMEYKSGNQRYQVLKGIDWQIQRGNIQILMGPSGSGKTTFLSILAGLLTPSLGNVYLLGEEITKMSSAKLARFRRNNIGFIFQHFNLFPALTAAENIEVVLNIKGIRGTKARYQAQELLEHVGLEMHANQRPANLSGGQKQRVAIARSLAGHPQIIMADEPTAALDSTSGHRVIELLRRLAKEEGCTVLMVTHDPRILDVADRVTYLEDGIVKTSGIT
- a CDS encoding TrpB-like pyridoxal phosphate-dependent enzyme, producing the protein MQIKYTLSEDKMPKAWYNIQADLPTPVPGVLNPATGQPITPTDLESLFPMALIKQEVSTEPNIQIPEPVQSIYRQWRPTPLYRARRLEKHLDTPAKIYYKYEGVSPAGSHKPNTAVAQAYYNKEAGIQCLTTETGAGQWGSALAFAGALFDLEVVVYMVKVSAQQKPYRRALMESYGAKVIPSPSHETQAGRAILADNPQSTGSLGIAIGEAVEVALGNKTANYALGSVLNHVLLHQTVIGLEAQTQLDMAGDYPDIIVACTGGGSNFAGIAFPFLGAKLRGEQKTTRFVAVEPTACPTLTKGKYAYDFGDTAHLTPLVKMHTLGSSFVPPGIHAGGLRYHGMSPLISHLVELGLIEPRAYPQLSCFAAGVMFARTEGILPAPEANHAVKGAIDEALRCKEEGISRTILFNLCGHGHFDMQSYIDYHAGRLQDSEYNEQEIAMALAGLPVVS
- a CDS encoding CHAT domain-containing tetratricopeptide repeat protein; this encodes MKTTWHNPPTLLLITGLSLAGLSLSLPKIALSQSPPPSSLPHPDSLIANSTDDLAEANRLKQQVEQLYNQGKYNEAIPLAERMLRLYQSVYGEDHLDITYSLNYLGILYRNQGRYTEAEPLYRQALEMKKRLLGEEHPHVATSLNNLAYLYESQGRYTEAEPLYRQALEMYKRLLGEEHPLVATSLNNLAYLYESQGRYTEAEPLLRQALEMRKRLLGQDHPAVATSLNNLAGSYQSQGRYTEAEPLLRQALEMSKRLLGEEHPHVALSLNNLAALYDNQGRYSEAEPLYRQALEMRKRLLGQEHPDVATSLNNLAALYDNQGRYSEAEPLYRQALEMSKRLLGQEHPDVATSLNNLAGLYLYQGRYSEAEPLYRQALEMSKRLLGEEHPDVAQSLNNLALLYANLNDIDNTLTFLQQGLNVEEYNLAYNLASGFERQKRDYLQTLSGSTNFAPSFHLHHAPNNPKAANLALTTIFRRKGRILDVSTNSLQRLRQNLTPENQTLLDELSEAYSQLANLIYKTSDNDIISASEDYRTQLASVEQRVQQLENQLSRHSEQFRIESKPVTIETIQPLIPDDAVLVELVRYFPYNPSDDSYDAPRYAAYILSSTGEPEAIDLGAADTIEKRITDFRQLFQNGTQLPIPLIQQSARALDKVIMAPIREKLGNSRHILIAPDGALSLIPFEALVDESNRYLVETYSFTYLTSGRDLLRLQTPFPSHDNPVLIADPYFQRPGEFVADIRFIDLSQITFAPLPGTAEEAEAIGQLLNITPLMGNRATERAVKQVNSPSILHIATHGFFESNPQSEAGADTINNNPLLLSGLVLAGYSVGGDDGGEDGILTAQEVSALDLVGTKLVVLSACDTGLGNIDAGEGIYGLRRALVLAGAESQVMSLWKVSDTATKDLMVNYYQKLRENQGRSEALRQTQLEMIESGEYQHPYYWAAFIPSGDWTPMER